One genomic window of Methyloceanibacter sp. wino2 includes the following:
- the purB gene encoding adenylosuccinate lyase: protein MIPRYSRSQMTDIWEPENKFRIWLKIEVTAAEAMAELGLIPKEAAEAAKARGGFDIDRIDEIEREVKHDVIAFLTSVAEHVGPEARFLHAGLTSSDVLDTCFNVQLTEAADILIADLDGLLAALKKRAYEHKDTVTVGRSHGIHAEPTTFGLKLAQAYAEFARNRERMVRAREEVATCAISGAVGTFAHVDPRVEAYVADKLGLRPEPISTQVIPRDRHAAFFSTLAVIASSVERVATEIRHLQRTEVLEAEEYFSAGQKGSSAMPHKRNPVLSENLTGLARIVRGYTIPAMENVALWHERDISHSSVERMIGPDATVTLDFALARLTGVIEGLVVYPERMQANMDRLGGLIHSQRVLLALTNAGVSREDAYRLVQRNAMKVWQENKDFLTELLSDPDVTAALSEDTIRDQFDLGYHTKHVEDLFARVFAD, encoded by the coding sequence ATGATTCCGCGCTACAGCCGCTCCCAGATGACGGACATCTGGGAGCCCGAGAACAAATTCCGCATCTGGCTCAAGATCGAGGTCACGGCGGCCGAGGCCATGGCCGAGCTCGGCCTCATTCCGAAAGAGGCCGCCGAAGCCGCCAAGGCGCGCGGCGGGTTCGACATCGACCGGATCGACGAGATCGAGCGTGAAGTGAAGCATGACGTGATCGCCTTCCTCACCTCGGTCGCCGAACACGTGGGGCCCGAGGCGCGGTTCCTCCACGCCGGTCTCACCTCCTCCGACGTGCTCGACACCTGCTTCAACGTGCAGCTCACGGAAGCGGCGGACATTCTCATTGCCGATCTCGATGGGCTGCTCGCGGCCCTCAAGAAACGCGCTTACGAGCACAAGGACACAGTCACGGTCGGCCGCAGCCACGGCATTCATGCCGAGCCCACGACGTTCGGGTTGAAGCTGGCCCAGGCCTATGCCGAATTCGCCCGCAATCGCGAACGCATGGTCCGCGCCCGCGAGGAAGTCGCGACTTGCGCCATTTCGGGCGCCGTCGGCACGTTCGCCCATGTGGACCCGCGCGTCGAAGCCTATGTGGCCGACAAACTCGGGCTACGGCCCGAGCCGATCTCGACCCAGGTGATCCCAAGGGATCGCCACGCGGCGTTCTTCTCCACGCTCGCGGTGATCGCGAGTTCGGTCGAGCGCGTTGCCACCGAGATCCGGCATTTGCAGCGCACCGAGGTGCTGGAAGCCGAGGAGTACTTCTCGGCGGGGCAGAAGGGCTCGTCCGCCATGCCCCATAAGCGCAACCCGGTGCTGTCGGAGAATTTGACCGGGCTCGCCCGCATCGTGCGCGGCTATACCATTCCCGCCATGGAGAACGTGGCGCTATGGCATGAGCGGGATATCTCGCACTCCTCGGTCGAGCGCATGATCGGGCCTGACGCCACGGTCACCCTCGACTTCGCGCTGGCGCGGCTAACAGGCGTGATCGAGGGGCTGGTGGTTTACCCCGAGCGCATGCAGGCCAATATGGACCGGCTCGGCGGCCTCATTCATTCGCAACGCGTGCTGCTGGCACTGACCAATGCGGGCGTGTCGCGCGAGGACGCCTATCGGCTCGTTCAACGCAATGCGATGAAGGTCTGGCAGGAGAACAAGGACTTCCTGACCGAGCTCCTGTCGGACCCGGATGTCACCGCAGCGCTGTCGGAAGACACGATCCGCGACCAGTTCGATCTCGGCTATCACACCAAGCACGTCGAGGACCTCTTCGCCCGCGTATTCGCGGATTAA
- a CDS encoding SH3 domain-containing protein, with product MGYLRTVIAGLIGLVLGAGVLAMDTAQATEAATATALNLRDGPGTGYAKIATMPAGSPVKVKGCRDGWCGVIWRGRKGYASQRGLALGYADYAELVEPEVWPIFPAYPYRSGYYSKADWYFDMPPYTAISPKFYRKRFLMMAQERDRYRYVPNIFRGGSGYYDDTPIGYVNTQAAAAALRDPE from the coding sequence ATGGGCTACTTGCGGACCGTCATTGCTGGATTGATTGGCCTCGTGCTGGGGGCGGGCGTGTTGGCTATGGACACGGCCCAAGCGACCGAGGCTGCCACGGCGACGGCTCTGAACCTGCGCGATGGTCCCGGTACCGGCTATGCCAAGATCGCCACGATGCCCGCCGGTTCGCCGGTCAAGGTCAAGGGCTGCCGTGACGGCTGGTGCGGCGTGATCTGGCGCGGGCGGAAGGGCTATGCCAGCCAGCGCGGCTTGGCGCTCGGCTATGCGGATTACGCGGAACTGGTTGAGCCCGAGGTCTGGCCGATCTTCCCGGCCTATCCCTACCGGTCCGGCTATTACTCGAAAGCCGACTGGTATTTCGACATGCCGCCTTACACGGCCATCTCACCCAAATTCTATCGCAAGCGGTTTCTCATGATGGCGCAGGAGCGGGACCGCTACCGCTACGTGCCGAATATTTTCCGCGGGGGCAGCGGCTACTACGACGACACCCCGATCGGATACGTCAACACGCAGGCCGCCGCCGCGGCCCTGCGGGATCCCGAGTAG
- a CDS encoding HpcH/HpaI aldolase/citrate lyase family protein, producing the protein MAKDLFRSAARKKQTLFNAWLMMNNPLAVELIGEAGWDCVTIDQQHGAGGNETMLSCLTAAKAAGLPAIVRVANNDPGLVGRALDAGAQGVMCPLIENVAEAEAFVQAVKYPPRGNRSWGPYRAKIGVAGDYFTTANRFTIACPQIETKGALDDLDAILGLKGVDMVCFGPNDLSVALTGRIDIWAKEVQEAMKQVLAKAREHGVMTLIFCNDIDFAKPRIKEGWDVVAIGTDTGWLASAAAATLAAVESTS; encoded by the coding sequence ATGGCCAAGGACCTTTTCCGCAGCGCGGCCCGGAAGAAGCAGACGCTCTTCAACGCCTGGCTGATGATGAACAACCCGCTCGCCGTCGAGTTGATCGGCGAAGCGGGCTGGGATTGCGTCACCATCGACCAGCAGCATGGCGCCGGCGGCAACGAGACCATGCTGTCTTGCCTGACGGCGGCGAAGGCGGCGGGGCTGCCTGCGATCGTCCGCGTCGCCAACAACGATCCCGGCCTTGTGGGCCGGGCGCTGGATGCGGGCGCGCAAGGGGTCATGTGCCCGCTGATCGAGAACGTGGCCGAGGCGGAGGCCTTCGTTCAGGCGGTGAAGTATCCGCCCCGAGGCAACCGCAGCTGGGGACCATATCGGGCCAAGATCGGGGTCGCGGGCGACTATTTCACGACCGCCAACCGCTTCACGATCGCCTGCCCGCAAATCGAGACCAAAGGCGCTCTCGATGACCTCGATGCCATCCTCGGCCTCAAAGGCGTGGACATGGTCTGTTTCGGTCCGAACGATCTCTCCGTGGCGCTCACGGGGCGCATCGATATCTGGGCAAAGGAAGTCCAGGAGGCGATGAAACAGGTCCTGGCCAAGGCGCGCGAGCATGGCGTCATGACGCTCATCTTCTGCAACGACATCGACTTCGCGAAGCCCCGCATCAAGGAAGGCTGGGACGTCGTCGCCATCGGCACCGACACCGGCTGGCTCGCTTCGGCGGCTGCGGCCACTCTGGCGGCGGTTGAATCAACCTCTTAG
- a CDS encoding DUF1476 domain-containing protein, translated as MTSFNDREKSYEKKFALDEELQFKSTARRNKLLGLWAAEKMGLSGDDAQAYAREVVKADLEEPGEEDVFRKIRGDFDGKEIEQSDHQIRRAMADLMVEAVRQIEAEAKA; from the coding sequence ATGACGAGCTTTAACGATCGCGAAAAGAGCTACGAGAAGAAATTCGCCCTCGACGAGGAGTTGCAGTTCAAGTCCACAGCCCGCCGGAACAAGCTCCTGGGCCTCTGGGCCGCTGAAAAGATGGGGCTTTCGGGAGACGATGCCCAAGCCTACGCCCGCGAAGTGGTGAAGGCCGACTTGGAAGAGCCAGGCGAAGAAGACGTTTTCCGCAAGATCCGGGGCGATTTCGACGGCAAAGAGATCGAGCAGTCCGACCACCAGATCCGCCGCGCCATGGCGGACCTCATGGTCGAGGCGGTGCGGCAAATCGAAGCCGAAGCCAAGGCGTAA